Proteins co-encoded in one Ananas comosus cultivar F153 linkage group 15, ASM154086v1, whole genome shotgun sequence genomic window:
- the LOC109721757 gene encoding cytochrome b561 and DOMON domain-containing protein At4g12980-like, whose amino-acid sequence MMSPMNRPVRSLIVAVLPCLLLVLLLAGPSAAQNCVGESFSNNRLYSLCSSLPELGATLHWTYHPSNATLDVAYRLPSPASGWAAWAINPSGAGMLGANAFLAFQNSSTGAVSVITTVLATSTGYSPAITDEALSFAVHDRSAEFAAGAYTIYATLDLPGNGTAQNTAWQAGTAFSSAGLPSGLSNSRLHRKNIHGVLNAMSWGLLFPLGVIMARYLRVFKSADPAWFYLHITCQCSGYILGVAGWGLGLKLGSESKGITYYAHRNIGIALFCLATLQVFALLLRPNKDNKYRIYWNVYHHSVGYTVILLSIINIFKGFNILNPADKWKNAYIAVISTLGGIALCLEVITWVIVLRRRSSRSSEKSHHGAANGYGSRQHHAVV is encoded by the exons atgatGAGTCCGATGAATCGTCCGGTCCGCAGTCTCATCGTTGCCGTCCTTCCTTGTCTTctgctggtgctgctgctgGCTGGACCGTCTGCCGCGCAGAACTGCGTGGGCGAGAGTTTCTCGAACAACAGGCTGTACTCCCTCTGCAGCTCCCTCCCCGAGCTGGGCGCCACGCTGCACTGGACCTACCACCCTTCGAACGCCACCCTCGACGTCGCCTACCGCCTGCCCTCCCCGGCCTCCGGCTGGGCCGCCTGGGCCATCAACCCTTCCGGCGCCGGCATGCTCGGCGCCAACGCCTTCCTCGCCTTCCAGAACTCCTCCACCGGCGCCGTCTCCGTCATCACCACCGTCCTCGCCACCTCGACCGGCTACTCCCCCGCCATCACCGACGAGGCCCTCAGCTTCGCCGTCCACGACCGCTCGGCGGAGTTCGCCGCCGGCGCCTACACCATCTACGCCACCCTCGACCTCCCCGGGAACGGCACCGCGCAGAACACCGCGTGGCAGGCCGGCACCGCCTTCTCCTCCGCCGGCCTCCCCAGCGGCCTCTCCAACTCCCGCCTGCACCGCAAGAAC ATCCATGGAGTGTTGAATGCCATGAGCTGGGGTCTTCTGTTTCCTCTCGGAGTGATCATGGCGAGGTACCTGAGGGTGTTCAAATCGGCCGATCCTGCCTGGTTCTACCTCCACATCACTTGCCAATGCTCCGGTTACATCCTCGGCGTTGCTGGGTGGGGTCTAGGCCTTAAACTTGGCAGCGAGTCCAAGGGAATTACATATTACGCCCACCGCAACATCGGAATCGCTCTTTTCTGCCTCGCCACGCTTCAG GTGTTTGCATTGCTTTTGCGCCCTAACAAAGACAACAAGTATCGCATATACTGGAATGTATACCACCACTCGGTCGGATACACGGTCATCCTCCTGAGCATCATTAACATCTTCAAGGGTTTCAACATATTGAACCCCGCCGATAAGTGGAAAAATGCGTACATCGCTGTCATTTCAACGCTGGGCGGTATCGCTCTGTGTCTCGAGGTTATAACATGGGTGATTGTTCTGAGGCGGAGGTCGTCGAGGAGCTCCGAGAAGTCGCACCATGGCGCTGCAAATGGATATGGTTCGAGGCAACATCATGCAGTAGTGTGA
- the LOC109721752 gene encoding cysteine proteinase inhibitor 1-like has protein sequence MRSFSAFLLVSSLFLVVTITAGAAVSVHHDAEKPLNSGGWQPIKNVSDPHVQEIGKFAVAEYDNKSKAQLVFQEVVKGETQVVAGINYRLTLKASGQVKIRGNGAVVVGEYEATVWEKPDGTRQLTSFKQV, from the coding sequence ATGAGATCCTTCAGTGCATTTCTccttgtttcttctcttttccttgtaGTTACGATCACCGCTGGCGCCGCAGTTTCTGTTCATCATGACGCAGAGAAGCCACTGAATTCCGGAGGGTGGCAGCCGATCAAGAACGTGTCGGACCCGCATGTCCAAGAGATTGGCAAGTTCGCGGTGGCGGAGTACGACAATAAGTCGAAGGCCCAACTGGTGTTCCAAGAGGTGGTGAAGGGCGAGACCCAGGTGGTGGCGGGCATCAACTACCGCTTAACTCTCAAGGCGAGTGGACAGGTGAAGATCCGCGGCAACGGCGCCGTCGTGGTGGGGGAGTACGAGGCCACGGTGTGGGAGAAGCCGGATGGGACCCGGCAACTCACGTCGTTTAAGCAAGTTTAG